A single window of Echinimonas agarilytica DNA harbors:
- a CDS encoding type II secretion system protein has protein sequence MNILNDKSSKQSGFSLIELVIVVTILGLLAVTALPRFLDVTDEAQIANIEGMAGGFATGVSLVRAQWEAEGRPKVNSKNSVVYDGIRLYLTEAQDSPIVSPGYPVGDAPSDSNSASMTSEKCIKVWNGILQNPATLTSDSSEANNNRYFVATTSADLCIFYLVQTLNRNTNGAIEDPSGSTTVGNNFVYDPANGRVSVNIN, from the coding sequence ATGAACATATTAAATGATAAAAGTAGCAAGCAGTCAGGTTTCTCGTTGATTGAGTTGGTGATTGTTGTGACTATTTTAGGTCTGTTGGCCGTCACTGCACTTCCGCGCTTTCTAGATGTAACTGATGAAGCACAAATCGCAAATATTGAAGGCATGGCCGGAGGTTTTGCTACGGGTGTGAGCCTTGTTCGAGCACAATGGGAAGCTGAAGGTCGGCCCAAGGTCAATTCAAAAAATAGTGTTGTATACGATGGAATACGTTTATATTTGACTGAAGCGCAAGATTCGCCCATTGTTTCGCCTGGGTACCCCGTTGGTGACGCTCCCAGTGACAGCAATAGCGCATCAATGACATCTGAAAAATGTATTAAAGTATGGAACGGAATTTTACAAAACCCGGCGACCTTGACGAGTGATTCAAGTGAAGCGAACAACAACCGGTATTTTGTGGCTACAACATCAGCCGACTTGTGCATTTTTTACTTAGTACAAACATTGAATCGAAATACCAATGGTGCGATTGAAGACCCTTCGGGCTCGACGACTGTTGGAAATAATTTTGTATATGATCCGGCGAATGGCCGTGTATCAGTTAATATTAACTAG
- a CDS encoding prepilin-type N-terminal cleavage/methylation domain-containing protein, whose amino-acid sequence MRQQQGFTLIELVVVIVILGILAVTAAPRFINLQGDARLSTIQGLKGAIDGANSLVFSRAAIDGTESAPTGTVDVQGATVNIVYGYIKGAEADIVAAVNMNADDWEITGTAPVKFFPKGADSSGSCSISYTEATSGASYTLTLDATDAGDC is encoded by the coding sequence ATGAGACAGCAACAAGGCTTTACGCTGATCGAATTGGTGGTAGTGATTGTTATTTTGGGTATCCTTGCCGTAACAGCCGCACCACGTTTTATTAATTTGCAAGGCGATGCTCGCCTCTCGACTATTCAAGGACTGAAAGGCGCAATTGACGGAGCAAACTCGCTCGTATTCAGCCGTGCAGCAATCGATGGAACTGAAAGTGCACCAACAGGAACTGTGGATGTGCAAGGCGCAACCGTGAATATCGTTTATGGTTATATAAAAGGTGCTGAAGCTGACATCGTTGCAGCAGTAAATATGAATGCCGACGATTGGGAAATTACAGGAACGGCCCCTGTTAAGTTCTTTCCGAAGGGAGCTGACTCGAGTGGTAGCTGCTCTATTTCATATACCGAAGCAACGTCTGGAGCATCTTATACATTGACTCTCGATGCAACAGATGCAGGCGATTGCTAA